GTTAATGCAGGCTTATAATACAAATTGCGGTAGTTTGCATCGAGTTACCCATGGTCCATAGTATAAGGGAAAGGTGAAGTACTTCGATAGTTTTAGACGGTAAGAACCCGGCGTACCTCTCCACCTTCCCCATAGCAAGTCTATGAGGATTTCCCCGAGTCAAAACAGGCTTATCGTGGAACCATCAAGTTCACTACTGAGCTTCCGATACCCATACTACGATACGAGATCTTTTGTCGTGGAGTAGAGACAGGGTACTACAGTGCATGCATCGTTATTTTTTTGCCACATCAACATAAAAGTGTTGCCAAATGATCAATCatagcataaaaaaaataactttattaaatgtcAATCTTGTTACATTACCTGGATCAGCTCTCTTCCTGTCATTATAGTCAGCACTATCCCAAGGTTGCCTTTCTGAGCTTCCAAAAATTACGTAGATAAGATTTGTCGTCACACCTATCGCAGCTACCAGGAAGAAGACTATTCGCCAACGACTCATGTCTGACTGTAAATGAGACAATTAGTGATGGTGTTAATTATTTAGGCAGAAGTTTCatgaaatgaaaagaaacttTAACCATAccaataattaaagaaaataaatttaagaaggACCCTTTTAAGTAATGGAATTTTTACTATTATCAAAttgtcttcaatatttttaagtaaaaagatTCCTAAGTTTGTTTCCAGACAACTTTTGGAAAGGTTGTTATAGAATTTTTCGAAGATGCTTATAATTTATATGTCAAGTAATAACCGGATCGTTCCGTAGTATGATGCTGGTGACGACTGGCGTGGTGATGCTGCCTAAAGACCCAGCGAAGTTTGTAAGAGAGAGCATCACACCGGCGAACTGGGGTGATAAGTCCAAATGGTTCACCTGTAAGTAGGgcaaaggaaattaaaatttatgtaaaagcAGTAAGTTGCATTCTCATTTGAACATTTTTCTATAATTGACGTCATCAGCAAGTTATTCGGAGATAAAAGCAATGAATAAATACTATTTGAAAATACAGTGATTTTTACTGGTAGGTAATTTCTGTTTGAACTGTAATTTTTACGTCAATTCTATCATGTTACCTAGCTACCCAACAGAAAATTGAATTTGgtcattgaattttattgtgtaCTCTGAAATTGTCAACTGTGACAATATTGTTGTGTTGAacgaataatacaaataaaattctattttctgttatgaaatgtaaatattttagctcACCATAAACCCAACTCCAGTGAATCCAAATAGGAAGAATACTGAGACTAGTATCGTGATGGCAATGTTTTTGTGATCCGCGCCCAAGAAAGCTAGCGCTATGATGCCCAATGCAGCGCCGAACAAAGCTGAAAACAGTTAAATTTATgagaatttgatttattaagatTACCTTAAAGGGATTTTTTCTCAACCTTTGttgacaatattataaaaaatatctcgtGACTCACCCAAAGAGTTAAATATCTTCCTACAAGCTGTCAAAGATAATAGCCCACTGTTGATCAATTTCTGGCCCACCATAGCTGATCCGAAGTTGCCTACCCACATGCCAACAAATGGTAAAGCCGACAACGACGCactctgaaataaaaaataaacataaagaaaataacttgGCAACACAAAGACCACCCACCAAAGTATTTTTCtactgtataaaataattaaattggttTCTCTTTGTGTGCGGTTCATCGCATTTCTCCCTAACACACTATTCAGTGAGTCAAAGTTTTCAAAGAATCTGTTATGagctatttctttattttaagtctaaaatggttaggtatttatttaaaactttttaagtagACTAGAGAAACATTGTGTGAATAACTTCTGTAAGACTTCTaaacagattattttttattaatttcggtACTTTGATCTAAACCCACGgcaaaaaataatggaatacTTACACTTCTAAGGGATATATGCATGCCCTTTTCCAAATAAGTTGGGAGGTCCACAAAAAACAACGTGAATGTAAAATAGGCACCGATGTGGGATGACAAAATGGCCCAGAATGGTGGAGTGGTCAGTATAGCCCTCCAAGGTATTGGCCGGTtctcctaaaataaaaaaatcatgataaCCATCAACAATTTTAGCTCCAAATTCattacagttttgttttattttcgtcaATTCAGGGAAGTACCGAGTACACTGCTGTAGTTCTAGGAATAGAAGATGTATTCAATTTTACATGGCATTAGAATAGAAACAAATAGAAAACCGCGAAGTTTGAACAATGGGGTGATTTGACAGGTTATCTCTATACGCCCACTACTACTCTATGAGACCCAGTGTCATATATGTGCCATATAATATTGATCGTAACTTTTACCGAAACCTTTAAAGAACACAATCAGCGAGCTACAAAATCATGACAATTACCTTTGCCCCAGTATCAGAATTGAGTCCCAATTCGATATAGTTCCTCTCTTCCTCAGTCATCATGGAGTGCTGCGCCGGGGAGCTGGCTGAGAACCAGTACCAGAGGCCGGCGGTCAGGAACATGATAGCTGACGTTACGTAGAATATCATCTTCCAGCCAAGAGCTGTCTCAGCCAGAAATCCAGATAACGGCATCGCTATAATTGTGCCTATTTGAGATGCTGAAataattaagcatttttttgtttattaatatgttcAACGAACTTTTGAAACTTGAGATTTCCTAAGCTAAATAAGGTAAATccaaaaaactatatttatatttagtattttttttttgctagcgtcgaacaattttgttttacttggGAAGATATATTCAAATGAGTTAtctagactgactaattagtaCTTTTACCTAAACATTTCAGAGTTAATTGAATGTTACCTGAATAAACGATTCCAGTGTAGGATGTTCTCTCGCTGATTGGGAGCCACTGGCCGAGGAGAGTGTGACTGGCGGGGAAGAGACACGCCTGAGAGAGACCCATAGCTACTCGTGACACACATACTAACCACCAACCACCCtagaacacaaaacaaacttatatttaagtacttaatattgtaatttgctTGGCTCACCCTGTAAGCTGATTTAAGTATAGTGAAGAAAAATCTCTATACGAGAACGCAAAGTTCGCTtgaaatcagtttatttttttaacaggaAACGTATGAGTGAAATATTCACACACAATAATGGGATTTTGCATTAACATGATTAACAATTTACACATCTGTAAATTCTGTTACAAATCTGtaacaaatttaatatgatgcaatttcaaattccaatttGATTACCCTGGCAACCCTAAAGTTAAGGATGGGATGTGCTTTGGAAATAGATAAATAAGGTATAGGTATTGTCGTAGTTATTCAAATTCTATAGTAATATCTTACCACGCTTGCGAACGTCGGGAATAATCCCGTTAAGAACACATTAGACACCAATGCAACCAGTATTATGGGTTTTCCTCCAAATTTCTTTGCCAACAACCCGCCCGGGATCTGCATACACATGTAGCCCCAGAAGAACGATGACAATATCAAGCCCTGTGTCTTTTTGTCCCATTCGTAAACCTGAAATGAGATGATGAAAGTATTAGATTCTGAAGCAAGATGCTAATATTATTACCGAAGTAATCAAACctcattcttaaaaaaatacatgtctttTATTAGAAAGAATCTCTTGTAAAATTTATTCTCACAAATAGCTTTGGAAATATTTGAAATGGTTAAAACTACTTTTAGCGTGAGTCGACTATTTTTAATCAGTAGGTATTTAATGTCTAGTAAGTACTTTAATATTTGAACatagaaatacttaaataaagacaaatgtttcttttcatataattatcattataatatttgctGTAGACTTATGTGGTAACAATGATATCTTGGTATTATTAGCACGACTATCAGTAGAAACTAAAATAGGTGCAGTTCGCATACTTTGACGTCAAACTTTGCCCTGTCCTTTTGTATAGATGtcgaaactaattaaatttaactgaGGTTggttctattaaaaaaactttattgttCTTAGCATATATAGGTATTTACTAAATGCTCTCGTTCCAAGGTTTGAGTCATGGAACACGGCATTTCTCAAAACGCTGCTAAATAAGtgaaatatttgcataattttcaccttattttttagttttatttgatctaACCAGCTCAAACTAAAACCTAACCAACCGACCAAATCAATTTCTTTCATTACGACTGAAGACTTTTCAACTTACTTCAATATTAGGATTATGTTGATGTTGAGTGTTGGTCATGGCGAGGATCGCTACCCCCATGCAGCTCCGCGCCAGCAGCATCGCCACCATCGCGAACGACATGCAGATCATCTGAACATGGCGGATGCCGAAGCCATGGTCTAAACGAGTTGTGGTTGAAAGAGTTTGGATTAGTACAGAcaatatttgaattgaattttgtatttaagttgTAATATATAGTTTTCTTTAACGGAGACACACTGGAACTGAATTGTAGTTATGGGaatgacaataataaacaagtaaGCCTGATGACGTGTTGTGAAATTGTAAATGTGCTTTAACAAGGACAACTTGgtacaactcacacacggttatctgatcccaagctaagcagagcttgtgttatggtaaccagacaactgataaacttacttatatatttctgaatacatacatattatagataaattacacccagacaccagaaccaatgatcatgctcatcacacaacatttgtcctgggcgggaatcgaacccacgacctccggtatagcagtcaggttcactaaccactagaccaacaggcctgaACTGAGGAAATGTTTCCTAAGTTAGATAAACATAtaatcaactagctgttgcccgcgactttgtctgcgtgattctcaaaatgagaaaaactatgaagtttaataataacgaacacttttttttatattttaagcttgcttttttatttctaaattataatgaatcttgggcggcccaaaaactatcaaatgtttgaatcaaacacatttcattgtttacgatactatcctggtgtcaaatatttcacagctgctttaatgactttttcttatttaatcccaaaaagaagggtttataactttgacatatctgcctgcctgtctgtctgtgacatcatagcttccgaacgaattgaactattttagttttcgtttagacatgtttgacaaatcgagccatttaaaaatggggggtgcaagtaggaaaaaataacagaaggtataacttgtcttagcacttctgctaaaaaagttttactttcgaaatttccATTTACTTATTGGGTGATTATGaggtaacataaaattattattgtactgtaaccaaagagttaaaccagaaccatattactgaggcgccggtgtccgtttgtctatctgtcacctggctgtttctcaggaacagtgatagccagacagttgttattttcacacacgatgttttctgactttataaagaagatgtcaaattatttttgtggacggagctggtgaagtgagagtcgggctcggtaactgtggattttacatagtgtcataagatataagatttttcaaaattgcacccagataaacggtttcctgaaacacgttatgtttgattgtcctcttaatattaaaactggtcttcctcacaaacatttggaatatttccaaaataaaaaagttggtaaacgtgttatcttggccccctggtgttttgatcatgatttgcctttaaattgctaataaataaatagcgtgatattaaaaaaaatatcagtcaccccttttttaaaattgactatgataaaaatctaaagtatagcatatgtgtaatttgtgatgttacgacaaagcaaaatatgaacataaaagtgactttatgtgcatgagttctatttactgtaccaatttacaaagaaaaataacgtattttattcgttaaccatacctgacgatcattgaagtaaaataccgtcatccctactgcataaatggaacttaaataaagattacatgaggttggttatgaggtgacgctgtcgataccgacggccaaaatgaattttccagacattgtatgacggatgtaagtgctgatagctacacgctattatcagtcttattggggaaatttccaaaaatatgttcctaatcctcgtcggcttagggatctcagagacttattcagtctcgttccttcccttgtttttaccaggctacgaaagaagaaaattttaaataagtagagaatacaataaattgttaaaggattttttggaatgaccacgtgtgcggtctctataatggcggatgttgaccgatcaaatcgttaaaatattgaaaaatcccaggtatcattctattaatagatacataatgtatattcattgataACTGaatttgttgctagttgttacagataaaccaaggtaataattaactgtgtcgttcagtaattttttgttatgtgtaattatagatgagatcaatgtgaactacatgcaactttgggttgagtgtcactacgaatgttttgatcttgaagtagcatcgccaacattaccgagctaaaaacttaggcatatactcctatcgtaaataaatacaaaatcatattacgcaattccacatttgaacttgagtcattttagtacatcaataaaaataaaaagaatttaagttcctctctttcaagaatgtaccgattacggtaacaattgcataaaaaacctattagtttatgtttcttttattttacttgtaaaatagtcgcggtaggcctatatcagacttgaaagagaataaaatgactaatattgagaaaatgatttattttcgaaaaatcctattattgctctgccaaaagtcttaagataaatagcgtgatgtttttttgtgtaaattgataaccgtgctgcctactactcaatggggagaaaatacacctcataattgtattacacgatgttacgggtgagtccaaaaatttaaaactttactgctcatgccccctgcatagtagcgttatggtttttgtatatttgttgtatcatgtgtacgctAAGgctcatgcaaaatttgaacgaaatatattcagtagtttatgagataatttgatatttgtttatagatataaaaggctcctgctcaccccctgtaacgaaaagcgggataataagtaaaaagtatgttgaccggacctcttgttgatattctctgaaaatttgaatcaaatctatccagtactttccgagatctttccggacatacatacagacaaacagacaaacagacaaaaattctaaaaatcatattttcggcatcggaatcgttcgtagaccacgctgcaattattctttttaaaaaatattcaaagtacagttttcacttttctacaattttattataagtatagatgaAACGAAtttaaggcttgtattctcgctagtgaccttgtgcatttggacgAGTGCGGGTTTGATttagatgcagtatttatacgggacgcatttttaaattactatagaaatcagacatatttttaaaaagtagaagtaaccaaaccaaatcattttcctttgtattgcaaagcagtagatatttttctaatgttcttttattaaaaactagctgttgcccgcgacttcgtccccgtgggtagaagatataggttatgatttatacctgctgaatttttttcacattttcctttgtattttcgctcctattagtcgcagcgtgatggtttatagcctaaagccttcctcgataaatggtctattcaacacaaaaatattttttcaatttggatcaatagttcctgagataagcgcgttcaaacaaacaaacaaactcttcagctttatatattgtatagatatagataaagcagtaaaatggttttatctctacgaattggaggtgatttGGGGAAGAAGGTGAACACGCAAGGAATATCGTCAACGCAGGTTGATTGACGTTCCAATATGAAAGCAAGAAACATTGaaaacagattatttttttattacttagtgCAATTATTAAGTATCGGATTTCGTATTAAGTTTCAAGGTATATTGAGAAAAGCTTCGTTAAATACGTCTTTACCTTGGGCTTCTGAGTTTTTAATTTGGCTGGTGTAatccaataataaattagatttatttttcatctaaaaCACTTTTGGTTTGTGGAAATTAAAATCTAAGTTGGTTCTTTTAAGTACTCATCCGGCACCTGTTTCTATTTCTTGAATAATCAGGAACAATAAAAATCGGTACATAACGACATAAAAAGAATGAATCAATTCAAACCACACAGGCATTTAACATTTTCGGAAGGAGACATTTCGTAGCTTGATTATTCCAAACATGAGGTTCATTCTCGTATGTTTGTTACAAATGTATAATTACATTAAACCTGCTAAAAGCTTCTAGGGTTTCAATTGTAATTATCATCCATAATAcacttttgttaaaatatttgacgCGGTCAAATTATTTGTATAGGATAGGACGTGTAATCGTTTTTCATTGTTTGCTTGGACCCTTGTAATCAATTCCTTGGGTCTGTTCGGTCCCGTTTGATGAATATGTTAATAAAGATTACGTGCTGTGTTCGATGGAGATATAAAGGATCAGGTTTTTGGGATTGTTTTTTGTTCCAGTGGATTTGGTAAATGTTGTTGTGTGTAAGAACTGAGAACATGTAAATTAATATAGGTTCACTTGTTTTCAACCAGCTTTGCTGTAGGTGTATGCGAACTTCTGATggtaatattgatatttttattgggAATGCAGGTCTATATTAAGCTGATACAGAGAACATTTAATTACACCTAGAGTATTCAATAAACGGGGTATACCATAGAGTAGAGtcattttaaaaaaagataaaaatatagtacTTACATTTAGTGGTCGTTTCGTCAGAGGCCGCAGCCTCATATTTCTTCTGATCACTCTCCGTCATGTTAGCGAACTCCTTCACTTCTCGACTGGTAATGAAAATACAAGTAAACCGAAACAATTTATGAATACGAAACTTTACTACGTTAAGTTCAACACAAAATCTCAGTCTTATCTTTTGCTACATAAAGTTGCTTATGTATCAACCGTGGCAGAGTTACGACTCTTATGAGTGACATATGTCAGATACTTTATCAAAAAGTCTACAATAGTAGCATTAgcttttaatttacaaatgatATGGAGATTTAGTTTTAGGTATGAATTTTCAGTGGGAAATACCTAAACGTGCAGTAAGCTTCACCCGTTATGGCCTATGGCAGTAGGCTGTCTAGACTAGTCGGGTTATCTTGTCTAgcttcagtattatttttttgattggCTGTACAGGACTGCCTATTCAAAGGTCTCTGGTCGGACATCCCAAAATACGTATCGACTTTTCGAATCGAATGTGCTTTTAGATATAAATTTCGTAGTTTCCGTCGGAAAGCAAGTAAAAATATAGATTCAGCGTCTAATCTCTCTCCGGTCGTGTCCCATTGCCGTCCCACTTTGAGGAGGTACGGATATCTGTGTTTGCGAACACATATCGTCACTTTAGTATGTCCAGTGCAGCTGTCTGGTGTCATTAGCTGCCCATCCAAAATCGGTCGTGGACGTTAAtagaatttcaattatttttgtcttaattaataatttctttagaAAAAGTAGGTATCTTACCTTGCCTTCCATTCACTACAGCATTGCGTTCATTCAAACACAATTGTTACTATTGATCACATCTTATTTCACAAATACACCGACGGAGTTCCAATCGGGACGGAGACTAAACATGTCAATACATTATAAGTAACTTCCGTTTGTAACCGAGATAGGAGGAAGAAAGGTATCGTTATGTACAAGAGTGGTCAATAACATGTTCCGATGTCTTATCGGGTCGCAGTTATCAAcgacataataaataaacagttctGACACAATtgtatcttaatttaatttattaaaggaattcATTAGCAGCTCTTAGCTGTTTCATTTTAGGTCATTGAagttttatgttcattaaaAGTAGTTTCTAGCATTTAAACTTTACTTAGTTGCTtatcggttttttttaatattccaacCCATTGCCTTTTATCACCGCTCGTAATGAAATCAAGTCAGTTAGTACCCTCTCTTCTCGTTCACcatttttgattatttctttCGAAACGTCAGGCGgaattgttacataaataattaatcgatttaaaaaaaaaaatacccacgtttttaaatgttcagttcattaaaattttatcaaaatcaggtCGAACCGTTTTCATTGTTgtatattgcattgtcatcgggtttcaGCCTGgtaacttatcgggaagtggctcaaaattgtgttgcaaaaatcaaaccggaacgacaaacaaacaaacaagacagtgagtttataaaaacatggaaAAAAATTGGAACTATAAAACTGTCCTTtattaagtgtaaatataaaatgagtATGATATTAAGGAACTAATTATTGAATTGTTTGGATAATCGAGTGGTATTTCGAGCTAACATTATATTAAGAACTATAACCGGCTGCAGTTTTATTTCTCGCTCTCGACAGTAATTCATGTAAAGCCCTGGTAAATTTGCCTTTTTTGCATGCATAAGTTATATTAATGGTAAGTACATAGATGTATACTTACCATTATATACTCTGGAAAAAAATGTTCTCTATCCAGATTGACACAGATAGACAGTTTGTCATAAATCAACAAGAATTCTAAGTTATTTATGTCTGATAGGAGAATGCCCATTTTTGGCCATGAAACGCCCAACGACAtgcttttgtataaaaatatgtcttgttttatgttaattaaccacggtattaatttatcaaaataagatggcaatatttttgtgaaataaaaagtaccgaaaggataaaaaagaaattgttgaCATCTGTAATTCATTCGTTTGTCAATCATTGTTGATCAATTCAaaagatgattttattttatgatttttataataattaacaagttAACAAGGTTTAACAAGCGCACTGCTGGctgaaatacaatttattttttagttcataACAAAATGCTACTGCACAAAACAGTATAACTATAATTTTGTACATATAATATGggaattatttgaatttattttggtttcTTAAAGGgccaaatataaataaagtcaaaaatgaatatttttattacgttataCTCCTATTTGGGCATGTCATtcgtaggtttttttttatgtaataaaagagAAACAGAGACTTTTTAGATTAATTGATTGTTTGTCTGTTATGTGACAACGTCGAATCTTTTATGACAG
The window above is part of the Trichoplusia ni isolate ovarian cell line Hi5 chromosome 11, tn1, whole genome shotgun sequence genome. Proteins encoded here:
- the LOC113499075 gene encoding putative inorganic phosphate cotransporter, whose product is MTESDQKKYEAAASDETTTKYHGFGIRHVQMICMSFAMVAMLLARSCMGVAILAMTNTQHQHNPNIEVYEWDKKTQGLILSSFFWGYMCMQIPGGLLAKKFGGKPIILVALVSNVFLTGLFPTFASVGGWWLVCVSRVAMGLSQACLFPASHTLLGQWLPISERTSYTGIVYSASQIGTIIAMPLSGFLAETALGWKMIFYVTSAIMFLTAGLWYWFSASSPAQHSMMTEEERNYIELGLNSDTGAKENRPIPWRAILTTPPFWAILSSHIGAYFTFTLFFVDLPTYLEKGMHISLRSSASLSALPFVGMWVGNFGSAMVGQKLINSGLLSLTACRKIFNSLALFGAALGIIALAFLGADHKNIAITILVSVFFLFGFTGVGFMVNHLDLSPQFAGVMLSLTNFAGSLGSITTPVVTSIILRNDPSDMSRWRIVFFLVAAIGVTTNLIYVIFGSSERQPWDSADYNDRKRADPEEMKPLGKSKEKEMEANSQ